The DNA window TGTTTACTTTGGCGATTGCGGTGCAACTGTTCGATTTATCGGCTGCACGCGCGGCAGAGAAAAGTCCATGGATGGTAAGGGTTCGCAACCTCGTCGTCGTGCCAGACGAGGATTCGACCATCACCGCCATCGGCGGTGAGGCGACGCTCGGCAACGCCGTTGTGCCGGAATTCGATATCACCTACTTCTTCACCGAACACTGGGCGGCGGAACTGATTGCGGCGGTGACCCCCCATAACGTGCGGGGCGAGAACACCGCGCTCGGCAGCCTGGATCTGGGCGACGTGCTGCTGCTGCCGCCAACGCTGACGTTGCAATATCACTTTTTTCCAGAGCAAAACTATCGGCCTTATATTGGGGCCGGTGTGAATTACACGTTCTTCCTGGATGAGGATGCCGGCGCCTCTATTAACTCGATCGACTACGACAACGCGTTTGGCGCCGCCTTACAGGCGGGAGTCGATATAAGTCTCGAACCATTCGGTTTCAATGAACACTGGGCCCTTAACTTTGATGTAAAGAAGATATTCCTGAACACGGACGTGTCGATCAACGGCGGTGCGGTTACGGCCGACGTTGATATCGATCCCTGGATCATAGGGGTCGGGCTGGCGTATCGTTTTTGAAAATAGTACGGGCCATATATTGA is part of the Pseudomonadota bacterium genome and encodes:
- a CDS encoding OmpW family outer membrane protein yields the protein MRVISGILVFTLAIAVQLFDLSAARAAEKSPWMVRVRNLVVVPDEDSTITAIGGEATLGNAVVPEFDITYFFTEHWAAELIAAVTPHNVRGENTALGSLDLGDVLLLPPTLTLQYHFFPEQNYRPYIGAGVNYTFFLDEDAGASINSIDYDNAFGAALQAGVDISLEPFGFNEHWALNFDVKKIFLNTDVSINGGAVTADVDIDPWIIGVGLAYRF